One genomic segment of Misgurnus anguillicaudatus chromosome 23, ASM2758022v2, whole genome shotgun sequence includes these proteins:
- the rpp21 gene encoding ribonuclease P protein subunit p21 produces MAGNIKDKEAYQRLNFLYQAAHCVLAQNPQNIEVARFYCFTQKTISKRLVLRQDPSVKRSICKKCCTLLIPGVTSTVRQKSGPRGQRKTIVRCLSCGLTKRFPNNPKHKLWVDQPEAQLENQTPQDAGPSSKSTTQGKKSNVKSGPASTTEKTTV; encoded by the exons ATGGCTGGAAACATCAAAGATAAAGAAGCATACCAACGCCTTAACTTCCTCTATCAG GCGGCTCATTGTGTTTTGGCGCAAAATCCTCAAAATATCGAAGTGGCAAGATTTTACTGCTTTACTCAGAAGACCATCTCCAAACGACTGGTGCTGAG GCAAGATCCATCAGTGAAGAGAAGCATTTGCAAGAAGTGTTGTACTTTATTGATACCAGGTGTCACATCAACTGTGAGACAGAAAA GTGGACCCAGAGGACAGCGCAAGACCATCGTCCGATGTTTAAGTTGTGGACTGACCAAACGATTTCCAAACAACCCAAAGCATAAACTATGGGTGGATCAACCTGAAGCTCAGCTTGAAAACCAGACCCCACAAG ATGCTGGTCCTTCATCTAAGTCCACAACCCAAGGGAAAAAGTCAAATGTCAAAAGTGGTCCAGCTTCCACAACAGAGAAGACTACAGTTTAG